In Leptospira fletcheri, the genomic window TCACTTGGAGGCGGTAAATCCAGTAGTGACCGGATCGGTCAGAGCGCGTCAGGAACAATACGAAGACTCCGAACGTTCCAAATATATGCCGGTCACTATCCACGGGGATGCGGCATTTGCAGGACAAGGAGTGGTCGCGGAGACCATCAACTTGATGAATTTGGAAGGTTATACCACCGGAGGCACCTTCCATATCGTAGTAAACAACCAGATCGGATTTACCACTTTACCGGACGAGTCCAGATCCACCATTTACGCCACCGACTTGGCCAAAGGATACCAGATTCCTATCGTACACGTAAACGGAGACGATCCGGAAGCGGTCTATCGGGTCACCAAGCTCGGGATGGAATACCGTCAAAAATTCAAAAAGGATTTTATCATCGACCTGATCTGTTATCGAAGACTTGGTCACAACGAGACGGACGAACCCGCATTTACCCAACCGAGAATGTATTCGGTTATCAAAAACCATTTACCCACCGCTCAATTGTACGAAAAGAAATTATTGACCGACGGGGATATCACCAAGGACGAAGTCGACTTCATCAAAAACGGTTCTCAGCAAGGCTTGGAGGATTCCTTCCAAAGAGCGAAGGAACAGGACATCAAGATGAAAGTCGATACGATGCGAGGCGTCTGGGCTCGCTATTCCAAGGATCCGTTGGATAGCGGGACAGCCACTTCGGTATTGGCGGAACAAATGGATCGCATCGTTCATGCGATCACTACGGTTCCGGAAGGATTTGCTCCCAATCCTAAGCTGGTCAAATTGCTGCAGAGTCGGAAAGAAATGGCGGAAGGTAAAATTTCCCTAGATTGGGGAATGGCGGAAGCTCTTTCTTTCGGATCCATTTTGGAAAACGGCTTCCGGATCCGGTTGTCCGGCCAGGATAGCCAGCGCGGTACCTTCTCTCATCGCCATGCGGTCCTCGTGGACATCAATAGCGGCGAAAAATACGTGGGTTTGAACCATATCTCCGCGAAACAAGCCAAGGCGGAAATCGTGAACTCTTCCCTTTCGGAATTCTCCGTTCTCGGATTCGAATACGGTTATTCCCTATCCGATCCGAACGCATTGGTGATCTGGGAGGCCCAGTTCGGAGACTTTGCGAACAATACGCAGGTGATCTTCGACCAATTCCTTTCCAGTTCCGAAGTGAAGTGGCAGAGGATGTCTGGCTTGACAATTCTTCTCCCTCACGGTTACGAAGGACAAGGGCCGGAGCATAGTTCCGGTAGGATCGAAAGATTCCTGCAATTGTGCGCCGATAACAATATGCAGATCGCGAACTGTACGAACGCCGCACAGTATTTCCACCTGCTCCGGCGCCAGATGCTGCGTAATTTCCGGAAACCGTTGATCATATTCACTCCGAAGTCGCTGCTTCGTTTTCCGGGGGCGCTTTCTCCGATCGAAGACCTGCTGAAGGGGGCGTTCCGAGAAGTATTGCCGGACAGCGGCGAATTGAAACCGGATAAGGTGGAAAAAATCGTATTCAGTTTCGGAAAAGTTTATTACGATTTGTTGAAATATCGGGACGATAACAAAGTTCAGAACACCGCGCTGGTAAGGGTGGAGCAGATTTATCCCTTCCCGGCTAAAGAGATCGAGGCGATCCTTAAGACTTATAAGAACGCCAAGACTTTCGTATGGTGCCAGGAAGAACCTAAAAACCAGGGTTCCTGGAACTTCGTTCGCGACCACCTGGAGGAAGTGTTGCCTACCTCGGTCCGTCTGAAATACGCCGGCCGCAAGGAATCTCCTAGCCCTGCCGCGGGTCACATGAAGGTGCACCTACAGGAACAGGACCAACTCGTCCAGGACGCATTTCTGAATTAGGCGATATCGGAATCGAATGTGGAACCATCGATTCCGAAAGTTTTCAAATAAGAAGCATGCCTCCTAGCGAACCGGTACTTCTGGCACTGATTTTTGCGGACCGCGTCATCACGGAAGATAACGGGAAGCGTGGAATCATCGGAACCTTTACCAAATTCTTCGCCCAGCAATTTCCGGTGGTTTTTCCGCCCTGGGGAATTTATATCTGCGTTACGAATTTAACTCCGGGAGATCATGAGTTTTCTCTGGAACTCGAATTTGCCGACACTTCGGAAAAGGTAATCGGAGTGGGGGGAACCATCCGAGTGAATAATGGCTCGGAGCCGGTGGAGATGGGGATTCCGATTCCGCACGCGGTATTTCCGAAAGAGGGAAGGTACATTTTGCTCCTGAAGATCAGCGGAGAAATCGTGGGAAGTAGGCCCCTGTGGGTCGAGCAAGTCCCTTCTCCCGTATAAAAGGATCGTATTTTAATTTTACTGAAAGAGCGGAACCAAGCCGTAAGCTGACTCGAACGGATCCGCTTGTTCCTCGCAAGCCCATAGTTCCAGACTCTTGTCGTATCCGGACTTCGCGATTAAGGAGAAGATCGCCTGGTTTTTTCTGGTTTGGCATTTCACGGATTCGATGAATCCCTGCCGATTCCGATTGCAGGCGCTTGCGATCCGCAATATTCCCGATAATTTCATCACGATATCTTGTTCCCGAAATCCGATCCGCTGGAACTCCCTATGCTTCGTTTTCGGGCCGCTTTTTCGGTGATACCTTGCGGTAAGAGCGATGATTTCGATTTCTCCCCAGGTAAATCCAAGCATTGCTTCCGAATTTCGGATCAGATAATAACTGTGTTTGTGATAAGCGGAGTGGGAAACGAAGAGTCCGACTTCGTGCAGAAGGGCGGCGGCTTCCAGCAATTCCCTTTCCTCTTTTCCTAGTCTGTGAACTCCGATCAATTGGTCGAAGAGGTCCAACGCAAGTTTGGCGACATGCCTGGCGTATTCCTCCTCCCTCGTAAAGGAGATCAGCAGATTGTGCACCGATTTCTGCCGAATATCGTCCAAATGACGGGAATGCTCGTCGTCCTGGAAATGCTCCCATTTTCGGATGGTATCGTAAATGATGCCTTCCCGTAGAGCGAGTTCGGACACGGTCATCTCTCGGAGATCCAACTGCTGGAACAGTTC contains:
- a CDS encoding 2-oxoglutarate dehydrogenase E1 component, producing MKIEQLMALYGENGALLEELYEKFKKDPHSLDQEWSLFFQEVETNGVNPGNGMNGNGNGKSAVATSFTDAQAGTFREMGIINLLNAYRRQGHLAADLDPLAISKPDRKFIDAKLSNLTPSDLDTVVETNNPSLGRAKLKDVIGWFEKTYCSTIGFEQYYLVNDEEREWLQKKVESSEFHAPLPKSIRLRLFEKLFQADHFETFLAKKYVGKKRFSLEGGESMIPMLDTIVEEAGHFKMDGLVIGMAHRGRLNVLVNVIEKPASLVFAEFEEKAEKGAVSYADVKYHLGYSNSKMTTSGKEVKLSLAFNPSHLEAVNPVVTGSVRARQEQYEDSERSKYMPVTIHGDAAFAGQGVVAETINLMNLEGYTTGGTFHIVVNNQIGFTTLPDESRSTIYATDLAKGYQIPIVHVNGDDPEAVYRVTKLGMEYRQKFKKDFIIDLICYRRLGHNETDEPAFTQPRMYSVIKNHLPTAQLYEKKLLTDGDITKDEVDFIKNGSQQGLEDSFQRAKEQDIKMKVDTMRGVWARYSKDPLDSGTATSVLAEQMDRIVHAITTVPEGFAPNPKLVKLLQSRKEMAEGKISLDWGMAEALSFGSILENGFRIRLSGQDSQRGTFSHRHAVLVDINSGEKYVGLNHISAKQAKAEIVNSSLSEFSVLGFEYGYSLSDPNALVIWEAQFGDFANNTQVIFDQFLSSSEVKWQRMSGLTILLPHGYEGQGPEHSSGRIERFLQLCADNNMQIANCTNAAQYFHLLRRQMLRNFRKPLIIFTPKSLLRFPGALSPIEDLLKGAFREVLPDSGELKPDKVEKIVFSFGKVYYDLLKYRDDNKVQNTALVRVEQIYPFPAKEIEAILKTYKNAKTFVWCQEEPKNQGSWNFVRDHLEEVLPTSVRLKYAGRKESPSPAAGHMKVHLQEQDQLVQDAFLN
- a CDS encoding DUF6941 family protein, producing MPPSEPVLLALIFADRVITEDNGKRGIIGTFTKFFAQQFPVVFPPWGIYICVTNLTPGDHEFSLELEFADTSEKVIGVGGTIRVNNGSEPVEMGIPIPHAVFPKEGRYILLLKISGEIVGSRPLWVEQVPSPV